From the Manihot esculenta cultivar AM560-2 chromosome 14, M.esculenta_v8, whole genome shotgun sequence genome, the window gacatgacagattgtataatgatgtatagatatgtaatgtaacgatattaaggttagaagtgtgcttgaccatagtatgttgtaatccctttttgatacatgatcttaatgtttattgatgactatgtttagccaactcaacacttgttatgccaccattgggggcattgatgagatcccacagaggggtcaagtttatgatcatggctatgttcagtgcatgcacaggttgagtttggtgtatgatagaatgtatgaaagaaaagttataaatttttatgtatgattgttgatcatgtatgggattaaacaggttacaggtttcatgtcaggcttgctacgggtcccggcggccttaagccgatctggatcctagcgccggtagctgtccgattttcgggtcgttacagccgaacatggcatgcatgtggaggcacgtttggcccccgaacgtggcctggccagccactataaaagggtcccttagccgaaaacgggcgagttttctccccattgtcggccaaggtgagctctccgccgtccctcaccaatctttgagttcttccttcaaatctttcacgattttcacaagttttcatcttgttttgaagatttttaagttttgagcaagttttgaacttggagacccaaggaagtggaaaatctcccatctccaagattaggtcgtctctctctcgatcttcaagaggtaagagccgatcttaagctcaatgcatgttataagtaagttttatgaagatctatggggtagaaggcatgtttagcttatgggtaggtttatgagtttatgatgTATTTTTGAACAAtatggcttgcaaatgcatgtttgatgtcttgtagatggggttttagatagtttgaagcccctaggagcttgtatgcttgtgtatgtgtgttgtagaataggtttatgcatgtttggatggaatgggaggcgtatatgcatagaagagctgagtttctgccactaagggagaaaccaggttcggcagccaaaggaactttcggccgccgaacatgcttgtggaagcagccttcggctgccgaaggaactttcggccgtcgaacatgcttgtggaagcagccttcggctgccgaagcttgcccccgaaaggagactttcatctctgtctgggagtttcggccgccgaaagtgctgccgaacatgcatgagtttcgcctctgtctgggagtttcggccgccgaaggtgccgccaaacctgcctgactttcggctctggagggactttcggccgccgaacctgccgccgaaagtgccctgtccagccttcctttgcatgttcttgcatggatgttttgaggtgttttagagggtttttgggggatgttttcagagtcatgttatagtatgttggtctgtgtaggttcggacccgaggaaccgaggacctcagcagtgagtcagctgcttcagtcagtgtcagagctagccagaggtgagtagaataactccttatgtttcaagtaaataaatcagttttgagcatgttcatgcatcacagatgccatgtgatattttaggttgtttgcattagaaatcacgaatatgttgcattgcataatatgttgttgatgtggatgaatgttgaataatccattagccctcatatgttacgacatgatgatatgatatggaagtccaggtgtggcctgcactacgcccctggcactatgtaagagaaagaacgggtgtggcctgcactacgcccccggcaccattggttatgtatgttatgttatgtataagagaaagaccaggtgtggcctgcactacgcccctggcatgattggattatgtagagggctaaatggtgacaagttcatccttgatatgattagttgtgatgtgatgcatttcatgatagcatgtgttttaaatgctttattattctgctcactgggctctagtagctcacccctctcccaaattccccaggtttgcaggtacagggtagaccagtaggtcagcaagagtattgaagtcttttgtatgtaatagatagaatgtggacatgataaaatgtaaagttatgaatagttatgtaatgtaatgatattgaggattagaggttgtgcttgacccatgtgtaatgtatcccttttaatgcatgatcctagatcttttatgatgtttatgtaaaccaactcaacacatgttgtatttgcctattggggcattgatgagatcccacagagggggtcgatgtttatgattatgtctatgttcagtgcatgcacaggttgagtttggtgtttgaatgaaagaaaagttttaatttttatgtatgttgttgatcatgtatgggattaaacaggtttacaggttgcatgtcaggcttgctacgggtcccggcggccttaagccgacctggatcctagcgccggtagcggtccgattttcgggtcgttacatgattGGTCATATGGATTTCAGTGGGTGTGATGAGGATGATAACTCCAGTAACGAAAAGATTTCCTTCGTTCCTATAGACGATACTAATTAATGTCTTGAAATCGAATAAAAAGTAGATCCAAGATGTATTTTGATAAAACTTAGCTTGATTGGCTCatgtcttttttcttttattcttttatctTTTATCTTTTAATGACATGTAATCACTGTTCTATTATAATATATCAAGTCATTGTTACGCTGAGCTATATGTAGGAGCGTATCGTAATAAATTGAATGAAGAGTGTTAAATATAAGTAGTTAAAAGAGCGactgttattaatattttttaaaatatatttattatcaagaGTACATGATACATAAAGAAAAATGTGATAATTAAATAGGTAGGGCGGCATCCTTGTTTTTGTAATGTAAAGATTAATGTAAAATTAATCGattcaattgaattaatttggaaattcagtttgatattttatttattttaatttagtttgatttttaatttaaaaaattttagttattttagttcgatttgattttaatcaggaaaaaatcaaaaaaatcgaatagaatagattagtaataataatatattattttcaataatatagaaaaattaaatcatattaagattaaaatattttaattaaattttaaaatattaaaaataaagtataaataataaaaaatttattaaaaataaaaatcgatcaaatcgaatcgaattgaattagaccgatttaatttgatttgatttttaatcaaaatgaattgaatgtaatttttataaatattaaaattttaatttttaatttatttaattcagtttaattttaaactaaatcaaTTGAATATTCACTTTTACACGATCTTTGGGTTTTTAAGACCCATAATAAATGAGTCCCAATTTATACTCCCACACAGTTTCGTGGGATGGAAAGATTAAGATGAAGCTCGAATTTTTAAAAGGACAGATATATATAGGGCTgagcagtattcagttcaaatcgaaaaaaccgaccgaaccgaattaattttaaaattcagttcggttttttattcaattcggttcggttcggtttttaattttaaaaatttcgattatttcaattcagttcgattttgatcagaaaaaatcgaaaaaactgaaccgaaccgattagtgataataatatattatttttaataatatagagaaattaaattatattaaaattaaaatattttaattaaattttaaaatattaaaaataaagtgtaaaaaataaaaaaattattaaaaatcgaaattgatcaaaccgaactgaatcgaaccgaatcagaccgggtTGTCTCTAGCGTCAGTGAAGTGCGGGGAGAGAAGCGTAAATCGAAAAGAGTAGATTTCACccgactggggagagagaaggagatatcgccgaCGCCGACCGGGcagagggaagagttgtcttcAACTGGAAAGTCGGAGATGTCGCCGCTGAAGAGAGAGAATGAGATATTGTTGAcagggagagagaagatttatcgtcgactggggagagaaaggagacgtcgtcGGTGAcgactgggctgccggcagtcgtcagtgaagtgggagAGAGGCGTGACTGAGAACTATGGGAAGGGAAGCGAGGGAGAGAGAGACGTAGACGAAGAGAGGaaagagtaaaatgaaaaaataaattagggattagggttagttttgttagtatagttaatcgggttcgggtaacgagtatccgatcacctaatcccgaactctacccgaatccgagacgggtaaaatttttcaaacccaaatccgcccaaatccgttttgtaaaaattcaaattcgtcctaatagggtttgggcgGATCGGATACTCGTGAAAACCCGCCCGCCCGCCATCCCTAATCGTGCGGGATTAATCTAGTATAAGAATAAATCTGCCTTTAATTTCATCCTTAATTGcatttttttgttataaaataaatgCTGCTTTTGTTTTTGCTAGCTACATGCCcaaattaaatattcaatttggtttttaaaaaaatcaaaagcttAAGGCCCACAACATATTGAAACTGTCGGGCCTGGTTATGAACCCCGTTGATAACTAGTTGGCAGGTGGTACGTAGCACAGTGCGACATTTcactttttttgaaaaaataagaaaaaaaagttgtttttaaaattttgttaataatattatacatgatatttagttttttttatgcCATATTATAAAggcataatataatattaattaggaAAGACATGACAATAATACTTCTTAGTGACCTGCACCACAATATGGCACTGGGCTAGCCACTAGCCACAGAGGAGCTTTCTTGTGCATTGTAACACCAAAAGCTTCCTGCATATCTAAATCTTCCCTTGAAACACCATGAGGCAGTTCCCACTCGTAGCTATGCAAGAGATTAGCAAGTGCAATCTCAATTAAAACAACACCGAAATTCATTCCAGGACACCCTCTACGACCCACCCCAAATGGTATTAATTCGTAGTGTTGTCCACTGAAATCAATTGAGCTGTCCAGGAATCTCTCAGGTCGAAACTCGCTTGGATTTTCCCATGATTTATGGTCCATGGATATTGCTAATGCATTAATGTATACCCTTGTTCTTGCTGGGATTTCGTAATCTCCAATTTTGCAATCCTCCATAGTTTCTCGTGGAGCTAACAATGGTGCCGGCGGATGAACTCTTAATGACTCTTTCAGTACGGACTTCAGGTACACGAGCTGAGGAAGATCTTTTTCTTGCACTCTCTTTTTTCCCTCACAAACGCTTCTCACCTCTTCTTGAACTCTCCTCATTGCATGTGGATTCCTTATCAATTCGGTCATCGTCCAAACTAATGTGGCCGAGGAAGTATCCGTCCCCGCTATGAACATGTCCTAACAATTTAGAGCAAATTAACGATAGACTAAGAAAAATCTATTACAATTTTTGAAGAACTAAGAAACACGCAGGCAACCCAGAAAGCGGGATAAAATTTACCGTCAGGGCACCCTTGATAGAATCGTTGCTGAGAGCAACTTCTCGACTTGGATCCTTTTGAAGTCGAAGCAATACATCAACAAAATCCTCATGCTGAGTTTTAGGTCTCCTGGGATCGAGATGTTCCTGTATTACTTTATCATAAAGCTTGTCAAGTTCCGTAAAAATTTTCTCCACCCTTGCTTCTAGGCCATTGAACTTGCAGAGCCACCCCATCCATGGAAAGAAGTCTGCAATGCAAAATCCTCCAAGTAACTCTTGTGCTTCCCGAAGCAACTCACTAAGTCCAATATTTTCCCCAGCAAATCGACCGTCGTATTTTCTACCCAAAGCTACGCGACATATAACATTATTTGACAGGACCATTGACAAGTCGCTTAGATTGATCGAACCCGAAGAACGAGCTACAGAATCAAGCATCAGGCACACTTCTTCTTCTCGCACTGCCTGGAAGGATTGCACTCGCTTCGCACTTAGCAATTCTGTCATTGCAATTTTCCTCATCTCCCTCCATATTTCCCCGTAGGGCATGAACACTATGTCAGAGCAGTTGTAAGAAAATTTACTGGCAGAGTATAAAACTGGCCTGCCTGAAAACACAATATCATGTTTTCTGAAGATTTCTTTCAGCATATCAGCTGAGGAAATAATTATAGTGGGTATTGAGCCTAGTTGCAAGAACATGATAGGGCCATGTTGTTTTGCTAGGTGCAGCAGAGATCTATGAATTGGATTCATTAGCTGATGCAAGTTTCCTACGAGAGGGAGCCTCCATGGACCTGGAGGAAACCTCTTTGCTCGCAGCGACTGCTTTACATGTTTGATAGTCAGAAGAAGCATGAAAGATGCCAGCAAAACATTAAAGATCAGCATCAAGAATGGATGAGAACTCATCATGGTGGGATCCCTGCAGGAGAGTAAGGGAGATAGCAGGGATTCGATTATCATGATATTgtcataataatattttaataaatgtttttattattttgtggaCCGAGTCTTTTTGAAAAATGTTTCAAAGTGTttgaactttatttttttttggaaagACATGTTTAAATTGAAATGTGGCACGAGCGTGAGTTCATATCAATGTCGAAATTGAGATGAGATACCCTTTCTTATCCTCACTGTGTTTCCATCTTCTTCACGGCTACCTACTTAGGTGACATGAGGATAATTTccattataaaaatattcaacaGCTTGAGTTGTTTGAAGGAGTGTTCATTTGTGTTTATCTTGTTCAATTGTTGCTTTCTATGGATCCTCATTGAGACTATGAGATGGTGGGCCGGTGGCAACTGCCAATCTGCTATAggccattattttttaaaaaagaaaaatattagtaTTGAACTGACAGTGAACAGAgacatttaaatataaaaaaatgagagaaaacaaacaattaataatcattcaaaataaaaaatgacaGGGACTTTATTACATGACACATGAAATACAAGAAAacaaagcaaataaaataatatcccCCTCCCTTTTTGACTTTTAGGCAACCAAAAATGAGGCCCAATCCATTGTATAATTGAGAGTGAATTAGATAGATTCTCTACTCTccattgttatatatatatttggttgggatttaaaattgaacaatgtatcaattattcaatcaaCAAAAGGTAGActacctttaaaaaaaaaaacaattattcAATCAGCAAAATACTTCAATTCCGGAACAATTCTTCAACTGTTCAAATTGCAACTTTACTTGAAAATCTAGACTACcataacaagaaaaaaaattttcagttgCTTGTAGAGGAATTATATGAGCACAGCTCAATCACAGATTGATAAAGAAGCATCTTGTTTGAATCTACATTAGACTTCATTCTCTTTTTAAAAAGCTGCAAAGCATAATTAAGAAGcccacaaaaagaaaaatctttGATTCAGCAATTGAAAAATATGATAATGTTGTGTCCACAAGCCTACCCATTAATCATGATGCTCCGAGTAATAAAATCACGACAAGACATTTTATCAAACACCAAAGGTGCCTCTAAAATCCTTGCAATGCAAAATACAATATTTCAACAAAACCATTTGCAGAATGACTATTTATagtgaaatttatataaaaattactatAATCAATAGTTATAATACAtttgtaatatatataaaatgattgagtcgtaaaattttttatatgttttcttttaatACTAAGgtagcatatatatatatatataaaaagtgaaaaaatcATATTACAATAAGAAAAACCATCCTCACATAGTTAGAGGTAGATATAAATAGATTTGTGGGCCTCGTGGacgattgaaaaagaaaaagaagaaggattaaaaaaaacattatttaaAGTTGTCAATGGTAGTTACGCTGCTATATAAGGGGTAGTGGACTTGAAGGTTGGACTGGACTGCAACTCAACTCTAAATTCGAGTGTAAACTCTTAAGAAGGCAATGGAAACAGTAGCTTTGTTGAAGCAATGGTGGCAAGAGTTTGCTTTCAATCCTATGCTCGTTTTCTATCTTTTCCTTTTATCCTTTGTTTATCTCTTTAGGCTTAATAGAACTCACAAACTCAAATTACCTCCGTCACCACCAAAACTACCAATCATTGGAAACCTTCACCAACTTGGTGCTCTTCCCAATCGCTCCCTCAAAAAACTCTCCGACAAATATGGCCCCCTTATGCTTATGCATTTTGGCAAAGTTCCAACTCTTGTAGTTTCAACTGCAGAGATGGTTCATGAAATCACTAAAATCATGACGTTACTTTCGCAAATAGGCCAAAAACCAGCGTCGGAGATGTTCTGTTTTTCGGGTACCAAGACATTGCATTTTGCCCCTATGGTAAATATTGGAGACAGGTAAAAAAGGTGTTCATTCTTGAATTCTTGAGCCAGAAAAGAGTACAATACTTTGAGTTTGTGAGAAGGGAAGAAACTGATAAGCTAGTAGAGAAGTTGCTCCATGCGCTAAAGGATCTCCAGTTAATCTGAGTGAGATGCTTGTTACACTCTCCAATAACGTCGTATCAAGATCAGCTCTTGGTACAATATACAATAATGAAAGTGGTCTTCAAAGCAATTCCGGTGATTTAGTTAGGGCAGCAATAGACCTTATGGGAAGTTTCAGCTTTAAAGATTCTTTTTCCTATTTGGGGTGGCTTGACGTTTTAACTGGCTTCACTAGAAAGATGAAGGAGATTTCCAAAGAACTGCATGGTTTCCTTGATCAAGTGATTGAAGAACATCAAGCATCAAAAAGCCAAGGCAATGCTGAAGATACGAATGACATTGTGGATATTCTGCTCCATCTCGAATAGAATGGCATGCTTAGTGCTAACTTCACTTGTAAAAGCATGAAAGCTATCCTAGTGGTATGTATCTATCtccctttctttttcctttgtCTTTAATCCTCTGGTTatgtattaaattgtttttttttttcactaataATTGTAGGACATGTTTATTGGGGGAACTGATACTACTGGGAGAACTATGGATTGGACTATGGCAGAACTGATGAAAAACCCAAACATAATGAAGAAAACCCAAGAAGAGAGTGGTCGGAAACAAATTGAAAGTGGATGAATCTGATCTTGATCAAATGACCTACCTAAAATGCATGGTGAAAGAGACGCTGAGGCACCATTCGAGTATTCTTCATCGACAAATAACTACGAGCACCAAGCTGGGAGGGTATGATATTCCACCTAATACAAGAGTTTTAATCAACACATGGGGAATTCAAAGGGATCCAAGATTATGGGAAAAGCCTGATGATTTTATTCCTGAGAGGTTTATTGACAGTCCAATAGATTTCAAGGGTCAACACGACAAGTATATTCCCTTTGGTTCTGGGAGAAGACTTTGCCCTGGAATATCATTTGCGCTTAAAGTTGTATATGTATTGGCTAATCTCCTCTTCATGTTTGATTGGAAGTTGCCTTAGGTCTATCATTGTCATGCATTGTGGATTAGTTTCATGCAAAATTTTCCAGGGAGTTGAATTTGAAGCACAGTGCTCTCCTTTGTATCCAAATAATACTTGAAGAGTTAAATAAATTAGCATTATGTGCTTTTTAGTTTTTAGTGTATGTTCTACAGTGAAGCATTTGCTTGGATAAAGAAAAGCCACTTCtttctttaataataaattctgCAGTAAATTACAGATAATTAAATATCACTACATCAATATGAATATGGACTTGGAACAGCAAGTAGAGGATATTTTCTATGTGTGGTAAGACCAATGGATTCAGTCATGTCCAAATCCCCCTCTCTTGCTTGATTAGGAATTGTCCAATCAAACTTGTACAGAAGATTTGCCAAAGCAAGCTCCTCAATGCTTATCGCAAACTGGATGCCTGGACAAGCCCTCCTGCCAGCACCAAATGGTATCAATTGGAAGTCATGTCCTTTGACATCTATACAGGTGTTCAAGAACCTGTCTGGCCAAAACTTCTCAGCTTGATCCCAAGAGGCAGGGTCTCTTCCAATCGCCCAAGCATTGATAATTACTTGGGTTCCTGCTGCAATGTCGAAGCCTTTGAGCTTGACATCTTGGGTTGCTAGTCGGGGCACTAGTAATGGCAGCGGAGGATGTAAGCGGAATGTTTCTTTGATAACTGCTTTCAAGTAAGGCATTTTATCCAGATCATTCCCTGTGATTTCTGGCTTTTTGTTGGCAACTTCTCTCACTTCGTTTTGGAGTTTGTTCATAATCTCTGGGTGCTTAAGTAGCTCTGTCATTGCCCATTCCAGGACTGTGTATGTAGAGTCTGTACCTGCAGAAAATACGTCCTGGCAGAACCAGAAGGAAAACTTATAATAAGTTTGATTTGCATGAAATTAAAGAGGAGAAAACTCACTGCAAAATTCAGCAATTGTTTCAAGTACATGCTTGCATGAACATGAAAGAAACAGAGTTACCAAGATAAGAGCCTTTATGCTGGTTCGATCAATCGGGAAACCAGCTGTGTTTTCTTTCTGAATCCAAAGTAGAACATCCACAAAATCCTTCTTGTGTTCTCTCTGCCAGCCATCATTCCTCATATGCTCGTCCACTACTTCATCTAGGAAGTTATCAAGCTCTTTAGCCACTCTCTCCACTTTAGCATTCAACCCATTGACATGATTCACCCAAGCAAGCCAAGGAATATAGTCCCCAATATTGATACCAAACAACTCCATGAAGTCCCGAAATAGTTCCTTGAAATTTCTTCCCTGTTTCGTTGCAATCTGCTTTCTCCCTAGAGCCACTCTACAGATTACATCATTGGTAAGGGTTGCTAAGATTTCACTTAAGTTAACTGGCGAAGAAGAAGACGACGACTTTTTAATCCTCTCAATCATCAAAGCCGTTTCTTCTTGTCTTACATGCCCAAATGATTGTACCCTTTTGTTGCTCAAAAGATGTAGAACACTTATGCCTTTCATCTGCCTCCAGTACTCCCCATAAGGAGCTGCAGCTACATCTTTGCCTTGATAGAGAAGTTTCTCAGCAATGGCTGATCTGGGTCTGTCTGCGAATACTAGATCATGTGTTTTCGTGATCTCGCGGGCCATTTCAGCTGATGAAATAACAAGGAGTGGAACGCTCCCCACATGAA encodes:
- the LOC110600240 gene encoding cytochrome P450 71A9-like yields the protein MIIESLLSPLLSCRDPTMMSSHPFLMLIFNVLLASFMLLLTIKHVKQSLRAKRFPPGPWRLPLVGNLHQLMNPIHRSLLHLAKQHGPIMFLQLGSIPTIIISSADMLKEIFRKHDIVFSGRPVLYSASKFSYNCSDIVFMPYGEIWREMRKIAMTELLSAKRVQSFQAVREEEVCLMLDSVARSSGSINLSDLSMVLSNNVICRVALGRKYDGRFAGENIGLSELLREAQELLGGFCIADFFPWMGWLCKFNGLEARVEKIFTELDKLYDKVIQEHLDPRRPKTQHEDFVDVLLRLQKDPSREVALSNDSIKGALTDMFIAGTDTSSATLVWTMTELIRNPHAMRRVQEEVRSVCEGKKRVQEKDLPQLVYLKSVLKESLRVHPPAPLLAPRETMEDCKIGDYEIPARTRVYINALAISMDHKSWENPSEFRPERFLDSSIDFSGQHYELIPFGVGRRGCPGMNFGVVLIEIALANLLHSYEWELPHGVSREDLDMQEAFGVTMHKKAPLWLVASPVPYCGAGH
- the LOC110631057 gene encoding cytochrome P450 736A117, whose amino-acid sequence is MGSLPQLLEQLGNSPLLILISLASLAFSFKILVFKRSPPSTKRTLPPTPPSFPIIGNIHQIGLYPHRSLRSLAQTHGPIMLLHVGSVPLLVISSAEMAREITKTHDLVFADRPRSAIAEKLLYQGKDVAAAPYGEYWRQMKGISVLHLLSNKRVQSFGHVRQEETALMIERIKKSSSSSSPVNLSEILATLTNDVICRVALGRKQIATKQGRNFKELFRDFMELFGINIGDYIPWLAWVNHVNGLNAKVERVAKELDNFLDEVVDEHMRNDGWQREHKKDFVDVLLWIQKENTAGFPIDRTSIKALILDVFSAGTDSTYTVLEWAMTELLKHPEIMNKLQNEVREVANKKPEITGNDLDKMPYLKAVIKETFRLHPPLPLLVPRLATQDVKLKGFDIAAGTQVIINAWAIGRDPASWDQAEKFWPDRFLNTCIDVKGHDFQLIPFGAGRRACPGIQFAISIEELALANLLYKFDWTIPNQAREGDLDMTESIGLTTHRKYPLLAVPSPYSY